From Desmodus rotundus isolate HL8 chromosome 10, HLdesRot8A.1, whole genome shotgun sequence, one genomic window encodes:
- the FAM53C gene encoding protein FAM53C, with amino-acid sequence MITLITEQLQKQTLDELKCTRFSISLPLPDHADISNCGNPFQLVSEGASWRGLPRCSCAEFQDSLNLSYHPSGLSLHLRPPSRGSSPPEQPLSQVLSPEPPDPEKLPVPPAPPSKRHCRSLSVPVDLSRWQPVWRPAPSKLWTPIKHRGSGGGGGPQVPHQSPPKRVSSLRFLQAPSASSQCAPAHRPCSPPFFSLALAQDSSRPCAASPQSGSWESDAESLSPCPPQRRFSLSPSLGPQASRFLPSARSSPASSPELPWRPRGLRNLPRSRSQPCDLDARKAGVKRRHEEDSRRLRPSLDFDKMNQKPYSGGVCLQETAREGSSISPPWFMACSPPPLSASCSPIGGSSQVLSESEEEEEGSVRWGRQALSKRTLCQQDFGDLDLNLIEEN; translated from the exons ATGATAACCCTGATCACTGAGCAGCTACAGAAGCAGACTCTGGATGAGCTGAAATGCACACGCTTCAGCATCAGTCTG CCTTTGCCTGATCATGCAGACATCTCCAACTGTGGGAACCCTTTCCAGCTTGTGTCTG AAGGTGCTTCCTGGAGGGGCCTGCCCCGCTGTTCCTGTGCAGAGTTCCAGGACAGCCTCAACCTCAGCTACCACCCTTCAGGCTTGAGCCTGCACCTCAGACCACCCAGCCGGGGAAGTTCCCCACCAGAGCAGCCCCTCTCCCAAGTCCTAAGCCCTGAGCCCCCTGACCCAGAGAAGCTTCCTGTGCCCCCTGCTCCTCCATCCAAGAGGCACTGCCGCTCACTCTCAGTGCCCGTGGACCTGTCTCGCTGGCAGCCAGTGTGGCGGCCTGCCCCCTCCAAGCTGTGGACTCCCATCAAGCACCGAGGCAGTGGTGGAGGGGGTGGGCCGCAGGTGCCTCACCAGAGCCCCCCGAAGCGGGTCTCCAGCCTCAGGTTCCTCCAAGCTCCCAGTGCCTCTTCTCAATGTGCCCCAGCCCACAGACCCTGCAGTCCCCCTTTCttcagcctggccctggcccaagATTCCTCTCGACCCTGCGCTGCCTCCCCCCAAAGTGGCTCCTGGGAGAGTGATGCTGAATCCCTATCACCTTGCCCACCCCAGCGCCGCTTTTCCTTGTCACCCAGCCTGGGCCCACAGGCAAGCCGCTTCTTGCCCTCTGCCCGGAGCTCCCCTGCGTCCTCCCCAGAGCTGCCCTGGCGACCTAGAGGCCTCCGGAACCTTCCCCGAAGCCGCTCACAGCCTTGTGATCTGGATGCCCGAAAAGCTGGAGTGAAGCGGCGCCACGAGGAGGACTCCCGTCGGCTGCGACCTTCCTTGGACTTTGACAAGATGAATCAG AAACCATACTCAGGAGGTGTCTGTCTCCAAGAAACAGCCCGGGAAGGCAGCAGCATCTCTCCGCCGTGGTTCATGGCCTGCAGCCCCCcgcccctctctgcttcctgtagCCCCATTGGGGGTTCCTCCCAGGTGCTGAGTGAGAgcgaagaagaggaggaagggtccGTGCGGTGGGGGCGGCAGGCGCTGAGCAAGAGGACACTGTGCCAGCAGGACTTTGGGGACCTGGACTTGAATCTGATTGAGGAGAACTAA